A stretch of Myroides oncorhynchi DNA encodes these proteins:
- a CDS encoding four helix bundle protein, translated as MNTHRNLEVWKYSVEFVSTVYDITKDFPKEEIYGLSNQLRQSAVAIPSNIAEGGARKGNKEYKQFLYIALGNLAELETQLVIAHDLNYLDNIAQYDSTITEIRSMLYTLIKSLKKNKE; from the coding sequence ATGAATACACATCGAAATTTAGAGGTTTGGAAGTATAGTGTAGAGTTTGTCTCTACTGTTTATGATATTACAAAGGACTTTCCTAAAGAGGAAATATATGGATTGAGCAATCAGTTAAGACAGAGTGCTGTAGCTATCCCTTCTAATATAGCAGAGGGTGGTGCTAGAAAAGGGAATAAGGAATATAAACAGTTTTTATATATTGCTTTAGGAAATCTAGCAGAGTTAGAAACTCAATTAGTGATAGCACATGATCTAAATTATTTAGATAATATCGCTCAATATGATTCTACTATTACAGAAATCAGAAGTATGCTGTATACTTTAATCAAATCACTGAAAAAGAACAAGGAATAA
- the clpB gene encoding ATP-dependent chaperone ClpB produces MNLNNFTIKSQEALQQAQVIVQGLGQQQIENEHIFKAIMEVDENVTPFILKKLNINVDTFKSVLDATISSFPKVDGGQMGLSREAGTAITEAQSIATKMKDEYVSIEHLILAIFKSKSKVAQILKDQGVTEKQLEAAINEIRNGARVTSASAEETYNSLNKYANNLTKLANEGKLDPVIGRDEEIRRVLQILSRRTKNNPMLVGEPGVGKTAIAEGLAHRIVQQDVPDNLKDKQIFSLDMGALIAGAKYKGEFEERLKSVVKEVTSAEGNIILFIDEIHTLVGAGGGEGAMDAANILKPALARGELRSIGATTLDEYQKYFEKDKALERRFQKVMVDEPDTESAISILRGIKEKYEAHHKVRIKDEAIIAAVNLSERYITNRFLPDKAIDLMDEAAAKLRMEINSKPEELDVLDRKIMQLEIEIEAIKRENDEDKLKSLGLEVANLKEERNDIYSKWQSEKEVVDRVQAIKQEIETYKLEAEKAERDGDYGKVAELRYGKIKDAQEDLEKAQKQLDENQSGQSLIKEEVTSDDIAEVVAKWTGVPVTKMLQSEREKLLHLEGELHKRVVGQEEAIEAISDAVRRSRAGLQDPKKPIGSFLFLGTTGVGKTELAKALAVYLFDDESAMTRIDMSEYGERHSVSRLVGAPPGYVGYDEGGQLTEAVRRKPYSVVLLDEIEKAHPDTFNILLQVLDEGRLTDNKGRLADFKNTIIIMTSNMGSHIIQEKFENATNIEQASEEAKKEVLNELKQQVRPEFLNRIDEVVMFTPLSKDNILQIVDIQLQSVFKMLAQQNVHMEATAEAKEFLANKGYEPEFGARPVKRVVQKEVLNRLSKEILSGNVKADSMILLDSFNNELVFRNQ; encoded by the coding sequence ATGAACTTAAATAATTTTACAATAAAATCGCAAGAAGCTTTACAGCAAGCACAGGTAATCGTGCAAGGCTTAGGGCAACAGCAAATAGAAAATGAACACATTTTCAAAGCGATAATGGAAGTAGACGAAAACGTCACTCCTTTTATCTTAAAGAAACTAAACATCAATGTAGATACTTTTAAATCTGTATTAGATGCAACAATCTCTAGCTTCCCTAAGGTAGACGGAGGTCAAATGGGCTTATCAAGAGAAGCAGGTACTGCTATCACTGAAGCACAGTCTATCGCTACTAAGATGAAAGATGAATATGTATCTATAGAGCACTTGATCTTAGCTATTTTTAAATCTAAGAGCAAAGTAGCACAGATATTAAAAGATCAAGGTGTAACAGAAAAACAACTTGAAGCTGCTATTAACGAAATCAGAAATGGAGCAAGAGTAACTTCTGCATCTGCTGAAGAAACTTATAACTCTTTAAATAAATATGCTAATAACCTTACCAAGTTAGCTAACGAGGGTAAACTAGATCCTGTAATCGGACGTGATGAAGAAATCAGACGTGTGTTACAAATCTTAAGCCGTCGTACAAAAAACAACCCAATGCTAGTCGGTGAGCCTGGAGTGGGTAAAACAGCTATCGCAGAGGGATTAGCACACCGTATCGTACAACAAGATGTACCTGATAACTTAAAAGACAAGCAAATCTTCTCATTAGATATGGGAGCTTTAATAGCAGGTGCCAAGTACAAAGGAGAGTTTGAGGAGCGTTTAAAATCAGTTGTAAAAGAGGTAACTTCTGCTGAGGGAAACATCATCTTATTCATCGATGAGATTCACACTTTAGTAGGTGCTGGAGGTGGTGAAGGGGCTATGGATGCTGCAAATATCTTAAAACCTGCTTTAGCACGTGGAGAACTTCGCTCTATCGGAGCGACTACATTAGATGAGTACCAAAAGTACTTTGAGAAAGACAAAGCCTTAGAGCGTCGTTTCCAAAAAGTAATGGTAGATGAGCCAGATACAGAAAGTGCTATATCTATCTTACGTGGTATTAAAGAGAAATATGAAGCTCACCACAAAGTACGTATAAAAGATGAGGCGATTATCGCTGCGGTTAACTTATCAGAGCGTTATATCACCAACCGTTTCTTACCAGACAAGGCAATTGACTTGATGGATGAGGCTGCGGCTAAATTGAGAATGGAGATCAACTCTAAACCAGAGGAATTAGATGTGCTTGATCGTAAGATTATGCAATTAGAAATTGAGATTGAAGCTATCAAACGTGAGAATGATGAGGACAAACTTAAATCTCTTGGATTAGAAGTTGCTAACTTAAAAGAAGAAAGAAACGATATCTATAGCAAATGGCAATCTGAAAAAGAGGTTGTAGATCGTGTACAGGCTATTAAACAAGAAATAGAAACCTATAAACTGGAAGCTGAAAAAGCTGAACGTGATGGTGACTATGGTAAGGTAGCTGAGCTTAGATATGGAAAAATAAAAGACGCTCAAGAAGACCTTGAGAAAGCACAAAAACAATTAGACGAAAACCAAAGTGGTCAATCGCTAATTAAAGAAGAGGTTACAAGTGATGATATCGCTGAAGTAGTAGCAAAATGGACTGGTGTGCCAGTGACTAAAATGCTACAAAGTGAAAGAGAAAAACTGCTTCACTTAGAAGGCGAATTACACAAACGCGTGGTAGGTCAAGAAGAAGCTATTGAGGCGATTAGTGACGCTGTACGTAGAAGTCGAGCTGGATTACAAGACCCTAAAAAACCGATAGGTTCATTCCTATTCTTAGGAACTACTGGGGTTGGTAAAACAGAGTTGGCTAAAGCATTAGCAGTGTACCTATTTGATGACGAAAGTGCTATGACGCGTATTGATATGAGTGAATATGGAGAAAGACACAGCGTAAGTAGATTAGTAGGAGCACCTCCAGGATATGTAGGGTATGATGAAGGGGGACAATTAACTGAAGCGGTACGTAGAAAACCGTACTCTGTAGTACTGTTAGACGAGATCGAAAAAGCACACCCTGATACATTCAACATCTTGTTACAAGTACTGGATGAAGGACGTTTAACAGACAACAAAGGTCGTCTAGCTGACTTCAAGAATACCATCATTATCATGACTTCAAATATGGGTAGTCACATTATCCAAGAGAAGTTTGAGAATGCTACAAATATAGAACAGGCTTCTGAAGAAGCTAAAAAAGAAGTGTTGAACGAGTTAAAACAGCAAGTTCGCCCTGAGTTCTTAAACCGTATTGACGAGGTGGTAATGTTTACGCCATTGAGCAAAGACAATATCTTACAAATCGTAGATATTCAATTGCAAAGTGTATTCAAGATGCTGGCACAGCAAAACGTACACATGGAAGCCACTGCAGAAGCAAAAGAATTCTTAGCAAACAAAGGGTATGAACCTGAGTTCGGTGCACGTCCTGTAAAACGCGTTGTGCAGAAAGAGGTATTAAACCGCTTGTCTAAAGAAATCTTATCTGGTAATGTAAAAGCAGATAGCATGATCTTATTAGACTCTTTCAACAACGAATTGGTCTTCAGAAACCAATAA
- a CDS encoding DUF7638 domain-containing protein gives MARTLVYRTRTLQGVKTPGIIHNGGYHFTHFDVYEDGRVANWNFEDFEHFIKDVQNGWVVTSIPDGEEISCFNLGSWKIEKVQWYYTPESYIDYIKSLVLELNPNWSNIYTYQERKVNGVTVGESGTGTLYKEDTVDVDVFFPKKVKGENRSLFYICEDKYYLVQLLLFKDKTILVHGCGEEKVLGFESLRKLIDQGIVCSTIPRGSRVIIENLGEFSIAEEFYSNEIEEIFVELEDDYRKLNGEKTLLELCREALDAYQENPSEALKEALKIAYERIPEHLQMYLGDMDSKDGEYIDIIYGPDYWKHEDIE, from the coding sequence ATGGCCAGAACATTAGTGTATAGAACGAGAACTTTACAAGGGGTAAAGACACCTGGGATTATTCATAATGGAGGCTACCATTTTACTCATTTTGATGTTTATGAAGACGGTAGAGTAGCGAATTGGAACTTTGAAGATTTTGAGCACTTTATTAAAGATGTACAGAATGGATGGGTAGTAACAAGTATCCCTGATGGAGAGGAAATCTCTTGTTTTAACTTAGGCTCTTGGAAAATAGAAAAGGTACAATGGTATTATACACCTGAATCTTATATCGACTATATTAAAAGTTTAGTGCTTGAATTAAATCCTAATTGGTCTAATATATATACTTATCAAGAGCGAAAAGTCAATGGTGTTACGGTAGGGGAGTCAGGAACAGGTACCTTGTATAAAGAGGATACAGTGGATGTAGATGTATTTTTTCCTAAGAAAGTGAAAGGAGAGAATCGCAGTTTGTTTTATATATGTGAAGACAAATATTACCTAGTCCAACTATTGCTTTTTAAGGATAAAACTATTTTGGTTCACGGTTGTGGAGAGGAGAAAGTATTAGGCTTTGAAAGTTTAAGAAAGTTGATAGACCAAGGTATTGTTTGTAGTACAATTCCCCGTGGATCTAGAGTGATTATTGAGAACTTAGGAGAGTTTAGTATAGCAGAAGAATTTTACAGCAATGAGATTGAAGAGATATTTGTTGAATTAGAAGATGACTATCGAAAGCTAAATGGAGAGAAGACTTTACTTGAGTTATGCAGAGAAGCTTTGGATGCTTATCAAGAGAATCCTAGTGAAGCATTAAAAGAAGCATTAAAAATAGCTTATGAACGTATCCCTGAACATCTACAGATGTATTTAGGTGATATGGATAGTAAGGATGGAGAATATATAGACATTATATATGGACCTGATTATTGGAAACACGAGGATATAGAATAA
- a CDS encoding DnaJ domain-containing protein gives MNKVNYYKVLGVDPAVSDDELHKAFKVLFARYNPSSNPNSAYLRTMYQQLNQAYEILGDKTKRIEYNVEQGFQKPVESVVEESIYKESSVKQSNSKERIQPTLQRTNNDLYIGDSNNKAYVFLFVIIGIIIVGGGAFAYFAFNSDISLEEKVDTQSDVITPEKESNIAEVDIVNTKETTEVIPVEAPVKPVIESLKKSEENETLPVVKQEKKDLTPVIAKQENKDKSPKVPPSDKTVAASKTNDLKDEFGTKRSFNVGATKNDVWAVKGDPTDVKIEGDIEIWYYGKVKVKFKNGKVIN, from the coding sequence ATGAATAAGGTTAATTATTATAAGGTTTTAGGAGTAGACCCTGCTGTGTCTGATGATGAGCTGCACAAGGCTTTTAAGGTTTTATTTGCGAGGTATAATCCTTCAAGTAACCCCAATAGTGCGTATTTAAGAACGATGTATCAGCAACTCAACCAAGCATACGAAATACTCGGTGATAAGACTAAGCGAATAGAATACAATGTAGAGCAGGGTTTTCAAAAGCCTGTTGAAAGTGTAGTAGAGGAAAGTATTTATAAGGAAAGTAGTGTTAAGCAAAGTAACAGTAAGGAGAGAATACAACCAACGTTACAGCGTACGAACAATGATTTATACATAGGTGATAGTAATAATAAGGCCTATGTATTTCTTTTTGTAATCATTGGGATAATTATTGTTGGAGGAGGAGCTTTTGCATATTTTGCATTTAACAGCGATATCAGCCTAGAAGAAAAAGTAGATACTCAAAGTGATGTGATAACTCCAGAGAAGGAATCGAATATTGCAGAAGTAGATATTGTGAATACAAAAGAAACTACAGAGGTGATACCAGTAGAAGCCCCTGTAAAACCGGTAATAGAATCTCTTAAGAAGAGTGAAGAAAACGAAACCCTGCCAGTAGTAAAACAAGAGAAAAAAGATCTGACTCCAGTGATAGCAAAACAAGAGAATAAGGACAAATCTCCTAAAGTACCTCCTAGTGATAAAACTGTAGCAGCGAGTAAAACTAATGATTTAAAAGATGAGTTTGGTACGAAACGCTCTTTTAATGTAGGAGCAACTAAAAATGATGTGTGGGCGGTGAAAGGGGATCCTACAGATGTAAAAATAGAAGGCGATATCGAGATATGGTATTATGGAAAAGTGAAAGTTAAGTTTAAAAATGGAAAGGTAATTAATTAG
- a CDS encoding putative signal transducing protein, with product MGHKKLFAGSEIMSLAVRDMLEENNIPYIIRDDIQSAIGIGAGTLDRAVHILVNEEDLNVAQTLLKEGDLDE from the coding sequence ATGGGGCACAAAAAATTATTTGCAGGTAGCGAAATTATGTCACTAGCTGTACGCGATATGCTGGAAGAGAACAACATTCCTTATATCATAAGAGATGATATACAGTCTGCTATTGGTATCGGGGCTGGAACTCTGGATAGGGCTGTACATATCCTAGTCAACGAAGAAGATCTAAATGTAGCACAGACATTATTAAAAGAAGGTGATTTAGACGAATAA
- a CDS encoding DsrE family protein encodes MRKLVLAIALCSIVSTQAVAFNTSKVVTIAYEQDTKGDKYAILVQSIKNLRSSIMTGSEIKKANPKADFQIVIMGQMVQELNNKELRAELDAADKAGVKLVVCEFALKVYGVTLKDLPLYFIGTPNAHKYMFQLNENNYNTLSI; translated from the coding sequence ATGAGAAAATTAGTTTTAGCAATTGCTTTATGTTCTATCGTGAGTACACAGGCTGTAGCCTTTAATACATCTAAAGTAGTTACTATAGCCTACGAACAGGATACTAAAGGAGATAAATACGCTATTCTAGTCCAATCTATAAAAAACCTTCGCTCTTCTATTATGACTGGAAGCGAAATCAAGAAAGCTAATCCTAAAGCTGATTTCCAAATCGTAATCATGGGGCAAATGGTACAAGAATTAAACAATAAAGAATTGCGCGCAGAGCTAGATGCTGCTGATAAAGCAGGTGTAAAACTAGTAGTATGTGAGTTTGCTTTAAAAGTATATGGTGTAACATTGAAAGACTTGCCTTTGTACTTTATCGGCACACCTAATGCACATAAATACATGTTTCAGTTAAATGAAAACAACTACAACACACTTTCTATTTAA
- the fahA gene encoding fumarylacetoacetase, which produces MMISANDPMRKTWLPVEKDSDFPIQNIPFGVFITKDDIITIGTRIGDYAIDLSALQMLGYFKGIELTDDVFLQDTLNDFISNGKKTWRAVRNRIAEIFDQNNTELKDNSKHRDVIIFKIEDVEMQLPVYIGDYTDFYSSREHATNVGTLFRDPANALFPNWLHIPIGYHGRSSTIVPSGVNVKRPVGQTLPKGATVPVFGASQRVDFELETAFITTDANLMGDSVLVDNAEEYIFGMVLLNDWSARDIQTWEYVPLGPFLAKNFASSISPWIITLDALEPFRVAGPKQDPTPLPYLQQTGDGAFDIKLEVYLQPENGVDKLISASNLKYMYWTMSQQLAHHTVNGCKVNSGDLMGSGTISGPTPDSYGSMLELTWAGANPLTLADGSTRTFLHDYDTVTMKGFCQNEEVRIGFGEVRSTLLPATIKF; this is translated from the coding sequence ATGATGATAAGTGCGAATGATCCGATGAGAAAAACGTGGTTACCGGTAGAGAAAGATTCTGACTTTCCAATTCAGAATATTCCGTTTGGCGTTTTTATCACCAAAGATGATATTATAACTATAGGAACTCGTATCGGGGATTATGCGATTGATCTGAGTGCCTTACAAATGCTTGGATACTTTAAAGGTATTGAGCTTACAGATGACGTTTTCTTACAAGACACCCTGAATGACTTCATCTCTAATGGGAAAAAAACGTGGCGAGCAGTAAGAAATAGAATTGCTGAGATATTTGACCAAAATAATACTGAACTAAAAGACAACTCTAAACACAGAGATGTTATCATCTTCAAGATAGAAGATGTAGAAATGCAATTACCTGTGTATATAGGGGACTATACTGACTTCTACTCTAGTAGAGAACATGCTACTAATGTAGGTACGCTGTTTAGAGATCCTGCAAATGCTTTATTCCCTAACTGGCTTCATATACCGATAGGATACCATGGTAGAAGCTCGACTATCGTCCCTTCTGGAGTAAATGTAAAACGTCCAGTAGGACAGACTTTACCTAAAGGAGCTACTGTTCCTGTCTTCGGAGCATCACAACGCGTAGACTTCGAACTAGAAACTGCTTTTATCACTACAGATGCTAACCTTATGGGAGATAGTGTTCTAGTAGATAATGCAGAAGAGTACATCTTCGGTATGGTACTTCTAAATGACTGGAGTGCCAGAGACATTCAGACATGGGAATATGTACCATTAGGGCCATTCTTAGCGAAGAACTTCGCTTCTTCTATCTCTCCTTGGATTATCACTCTAGATGCTTTAGAACCTTTCAGAGTAGCTGGGCCTAAACAAGACCCTACCCCTCTTCCTTATTTGCAACAAACTGGAGATGGAGCTTTTGATATCAAATTAGAAGTATATCTACAGCCTGAGAATGGAGTAGACAAACTTATTTCTGCTTCTAATCTTAAATATATGTATTGGACGATGAGCCAACAATTAGCACACCATACAGTAAATGGATGTAAAGTTAATTCTGGTGATCTAATGGGGTCAGGAACTATCTCAGGACCAACTCCAGATAGCTATGGCTCTATGTTAGAATTGACTTGGGCAGGGGCTAATCCACTAACCCTAGCAGATGGTAGCACACGTACATTCTTACATGATTATGATACTGTAACGATGAAAGGGTTCTGTCAAAATGAAGAGGTAAGAATCGGTTTTGGCGAGGTAAGAAGTACTTTACTTCCTGCTACAATCAAGTTTTAA
- a CDS encoding FG-GAP repeat protein — translation MNKRLTTIFFFTAVLSVSVACKDKETEVPSTDTTTEEVTTAVQTEEPMATVDEAAIEGDEAEYNPTIYPTSFKFKHDLILTGTFHEGEVPTDVSSKSWVGLVKETDGAYSVHKMNPTIKIVHDEVVDEVGEMTGVKVSAKSVGEIVFMTNEGLISQGSDLAIAQLPTIIYPGQSKEFTYKGKVYTIYAEGEKGAPYTYENNEGEVIKTYEIKKYQLYLKVKGQDKVITLLDLKSLEEATPTIEFAGDLNGDGYLDLLINTTYNYNMSRPTLYLSDTKSGQLNVKAVAALESLGC, via the coding sequence ATGAATAAAAGACTGACTACAATATTTTTTTTTACAGCAGTGCTAAGTGTATCAGTAGCGTGTAAAGATAAAGAGACAGAAGTTCCATCAACAGACACTACTACAGAAGAAGTAACGACTGCTGTACAAACAGAAGAACCAATGGCAACAGTAGATGAAGCTGCAATAGAGGGGGATGAAGCGGAATATAATCCCACGATCTATCCGACGTCATTTAAGTTTAAACACGATTTGATATTGACAGGTACGTTCCACGAGGGAGAAGTACCTACAGATGTGAGTAGCAAATCTTGGGTAGGATTAGTCAAAGAAACAGATGGTGCATATAGTGTACATAAAATGAATCCAACTATAAAAATAGTACATGATGAAGTGGTAGATGAAGTAGGAGAAATGACAGGAGTAAAGGTTTCTGCTAAGAGTGTAGGTGAGATAGTGTTTATGACAAACGAAGGTCTTATTAGTCAGGGGAGTGATCTTGCGATAGCTCAGTTACCTACAATAATTTATCCTGGCCAGAGTAAGGAGTTTACTTATAAAGGGAAGGTGTATACTATCTATGCAGAGGGAGAAAAAGGAGCTCCGTATACTTATGAGAACAATGAAGGTGAGGTAATCAAGACATACGAGATTAAGAAATACCAATTATATCTTAAAGTAAAGGGGCAAGATAAGGTGATTACTCTATTAGATTTAAAAAGCCTAGAGGAAGCTACACCTACGATAGAGTTTGCAGGTGATCTAAATGGAGATGGTTATCTTGATTTATTGATCAATACTACTTATAATTATAATATGAGTCGCCCTACTTTATATCTATCTGATACAAAATCAGGACAACTTAATGTAAAAGCTGTAGCTGCACTAGAGAGTTTAGGATGCTAG
- a CDS encoding SDR family NAD(P)-dependent oxidoreductase — translation MNSKTYLIYGVSKGLGKAITQYIPNEQDIIYGVSRSQPDYLTTALANKHWIAADLSNPIFATNTLKQEITDQKIDYFIYNVGIWEHNAFSVDYTFSDNTQDEIITMINTNISSCILMVQAFIENLKLSDNAKIILIGSTWGLDNHNGKEVAFSATKFALRGVIHALRENLREDNIGVSILNLGYLATEYGCEETATSIIEKSNGELIPLQDVLQAIRFIISTSKASCVKEINMPAMKDSNM, via the coding sequence ATGAATTCTAAAACATACTTAATATACGGTGTAAGCAAAGGCTTAGGCAAAGCTATCACGCAATACATTCCTAATGAACAAGATATCATCTATGGTGTCTCACGCAGTCAACCTGATTATCTAACTACGGCTCTTGCTAATAAACACTGGATAGCAGCAGATCTATCAAACCCTATCTTTGCTACTAATACTCTAAAACAAGAAATAACAGATCAAAAGATCGATTACTTTATCTATAATGTAGGGATATGGGAACACAATGCATTCTCTGTAGACTATACGTTTAGTGATAATACACAAGATGAAATCATCACTATGATTAATACGAATATCTCCTCGTGTATACTAATGGTTCAGGCATTTATAGAGAACTTAAAGTTATCAGATAATGCTAAGATTATCTTGATTGGCTCTACCTGGGGATTAGACAATCACAATGGAAAAGAAGTTGCCTTCTCAGCGACTAAATTTGCCTTAAGAGGAGTTATTCACGCTTTAAGAGAGAACCTTAGAGAGGATAATATTGGAGTCTCTATTCTTAACTTAGGCTATCTAGCCACAGAATATGGATGTGAAGAAACTGCAACTTCTATTATCGAAAAATCTAATGGAGAACTTATCCCTCTACAAGATGTATTACAAGCCATCCGTTTTATTATATCAACCTCTAAAGCTAGTTGTGTTAAGGAAATCAATATGCCTGCAATGAAAGATAGTAATATGTAG
- the ytxJ gene encoding bacillithiol system redox-active protein YtxJ, with protein MKWINITESSQIKELIEKSNDKAVIIFKHSPRCHISKFALRNFEASFTNPTAVDCYLVDVVNNRLQSIEVKEELGVQHESPQLIIVTKGKAVFNTSHESIDGVDTEKLLLRL; from the coding sequence ATGAAATGGATCAATATAACAGAGAGTAGTCAAATAAAAGAGCTTATCGAGAAGTCAAACGATAAAGCCGTTATTATATTTAAGCACAGTCCACGTTGCCATATTAGCAAATTTGCTTTGCGCAATTTTGAAGCTAGTTTTACTAATCCTACAGCAGTAGATTGTTATTTAGTAGATGTAGTTAACAATAGGTTGCAGTCTATCGAAGTTAAGGAAGAGCTAGGAGTACAACATGAATCTCCTCAACTGATTATTGTTACTAAAGGAAAAGCAGTATTTAATACTTCGCACGAAAGTATAGATGGGGTTGATACCGAGAAACTATTGTTGAGATTATAA